The Clostridium sp. AWRP genome has a window encoding:
- a CDS encoding FAD-dependent protein, translating into MAIRINNLSINIDESIEELKNKAAKKLKINEKDIKDFKILRESLDARRKNNIRFNYSVELTCDGERKIVSKIRDGNIKIEEEVAEEKLVSGTKKMKYRPIVVGMGPAGMFAGLLLAENGYRPIVIERGQKVEDRTKTVDEFWKSGKLNLESNIQFGEGGAGTFSDGKLTTRIKDERCQFILKAFVKYGAPEEIIHNGKPHLGTDNLKIIVKNIRNRILELGGDILFDSKLDNLIIEHKKLKAVLVNGNEIGCDNLILAIGHSARDTYEMILRKDVVVEPKAFAIGVRVEHSQHMINVNQYGKFADHPKLKAADYRLAYNSKDGRGVYSFCMCPGGEVIAAASEENRLVTNGMSYYKRDFENANSAVVVTVGEKDFEGNSPLKGMEFQRHYENLAYKLGGGNYAAPVQLIKDFLNDTVSNKAGEVKPTYKPGYEFRDLRKCLPSAVSSALKEGFIDFEKKIKGFSEGNGVMTAIESRTSSPIRMMRNSNFESISLEGLYPCGEGAGFAGGIISAAVDGLKTAESIIQKYSPLL; encoded by the coding sequence ATGGCAATTAGGATAAATAATTTAAGCATAAACATAGATGAAAGTATAGAAGAATTAAAAAATAAAGCTGCAAAAAAGCTTAAAATAAATGAGAAAGATATTAAAGATTTTAAAATACTTCGAGAGTCTCTGGATGCCAGAAGAAAAAACAATATAAGGTTTAACTATTCTGTTGAATTAACCTGTGATGGAGAAAGAAAAATTGTATCAAAAATCAGAGATGGGAATATAAAGATAGAAGAAGAGGTAGCAGAAGAAAAATTAGTTTCAGGTACAAAAAAAATGAAATATCGACCTATAGTTGTTGGCATGGGACCTGCAGGTATGTTTGCGGGCCTCTTGCTAGCGGAAAATGGTTATAGGCCGATTGTAATAGAACGGGGACAAAAAGTTGAAGATAGAACAAAAACTGTAGATGAGTTCTGGAAAAGTGGAAAGTTAAATTTAGAATCCAATATACAGTTTGGAGAAGGTGGGGCAGGGACATTTTCAGATGGAAAATTAACTACTAGGATAAAAGATGAGAGATGTCAATTTATATTGAAAGCTTTTGTAAAATATGGAGCTCCAGAAGAGATTATTCATAATGGAAAGCCCCATTTGGGAACGGATAATTTGAAAATAATCGTAAAAAATATAAGAAATAGAATACTTGAATTAGGCGGAGATATACTATTTGATAGTAAATTGGATAATTTAATAATAGAGCATAAAAAATTAAAGGCAGTATTAGTAAATGGAAATGAGATAGGCTGCGACAATTTAATATTGGCTATAGGGCATAGTGCAAGAGACACCTATGAAATGATATTAAGAAAAGATGTTGTAGTAGAACCTAAGGCATTTGCTATAGGAGTTAGAGTAGAACATTCCCAGCATATGATAAATGTAAATCAATATGGGAAATTCGCAGATCATCCTAAATTAAAAGCTGCAGATTATAGGCTAGCTTATAATAGTAAAGATGGAAGAGGAGTCTACAGTTTTTGTATGTGCCCCGGAGGGGAAGTAATTGCGGCAGCTTCAGAGGAAAATAGGCTCGTAACAAATGGAATGAGTTACTATAAAAGAGACTTTGAAAATGCAAATTCTGCAGTAGTTGTAACTGTGGGAGAAAAGGATTTTGAAGGAAATTCCCCTCTAAAAGGAATGGAATTTCAGAGGCATTATGAAAATTTGGCTTATAAATTAGGAGGAGGTAATTATGCTGCTCCAGTACAGTTAATTAAAGACTTTTTAAATGACACGGTTTCAAATAAAGCTGGAGAAGTAAAACCTACTTACAAGCCCGGATATGAATTTAGAGATCTTAGAAAGTGTTTGCCATCCGCTGTTTCATCTGCATTAAAAGAGGGATTTATTGATTTTGAAAAAAAGATAAAAGGATTTTCTGAAGGAAATGGTGTAATGACAGCCATTGAAAGTAGAACTTCATCTCCAATAAGAATGATGAGAAACAGTAACTTTGAGAGTATATCTTTAGAAGGATTATATCCTTGTGGAGAAGGTGCAGGTTTTGCAGGAGGTATAATATCAGCGGCAGTAGATGGATTAAAAACTGCAGAGAGTATAATACAAAAATACAGTCCACTTTTATAA
- a CDS encoding CD3324 family protein, translating into MSYKKAIYILPDDLLKQVQKYVDGEFIYIPRKSCNKKEWGARTSTRKELQQRNTQIYEDYLAGHSSQDLSEKYFLSLKSIERIIREQKNSN; encoded by the coding sequence ATGAGCTATAAGAAAGCAATTTATATACTCCCTGATGATTTGCTTAAACAGGTGCAGAAATATGTAGATGGTGAGTTTATATATATTCCCAGAAAATCATGCAATAAAAAAGAATGGGGAGCCAGAACCTCTACCCGCAAAGAATTACAGCAGCGAAATACACAGATTTATGAAGATTATTTGGCAGGTCACAGTTCACAAGATTTATCTGAAAAATATTTTTTATCCTTGAAAAGTATAGAAAGGATAATACGGGAACAAAAAAATAGTAATTAA
- a CDS encoding DUF4177 domain-containing protein produces MSWQYRIFTVERFLNSTDNLNLEEKLNKYGKEDWELTGVLQRHYATLGNQDKLEDDLIVFKKHS; encoded by the coding sequence ATGTCGTGGCAATATAGAATATTTACAGTGGAGCGTTTTTTAAATTCAACTGATAATTTAAACTTAGAAGAAAAATTAAATAAGTATGGTAAGGAAGATTGGGAACTTACAGGAGTTTTACAAAGACATTATGCTACACTTGGAAATCAAGATAAATTAGAAGATGATTTAATAGTGTTTAAAAAACACAGTTAA
- the cdaA gene encoding diadenylate cyclase CdaA: MELLQMTANSIRNISVSSVMDILVVSYILYKGYMLIKETRAEQLLKGIILIIFLIPISSFFNLTMLNWILTKTLTIGVLSIVIIFQPEIRRALEQLGRTAFNDKHILEDEETMEKVITEIANSVGNLSESKTGALIVIEQVTGLGDIINTGTKIDALVSSALLENIFVVNTPLHDGAAVIRNNRIVSAGCFLPLTSNNDLNKKLGTRHRAAIGISENSDALIIVVSEETGTISLAMNGKITRNYTKDRLKKVLINIMKNRFQKKDTWRERVIGWKEKIKGTKS, encoded by the coding sequence GTGGAATTATTGCAAATGACAGCTAATTCAATAAGGAATATAAGTGTATCCTCCGTTATGGATATATTAGTAGTATCATATATACTCTATAAGGGATATATGCTTATAAAAGAAACTAGAGCTGAACAGCTTTTAAAGGGAATTATACTAATAATATTTCTTATACCGATAAGCAGCTTTTTCAATTTAACTATGCTCAATTGGATACTTACCAAGACTTTGACCATAGGTGTCCTTTCTATTGTTATTATATTTCAACCGGAAATTCGTCGGGCATTGGAACAGTTAGGAAGAACCGCTTTTAATGATAAGCACATTTTAGAGGATGAAGAGACTATGGAAAAGGTTATAACAGAAATTGCAAATTCAGTAGGGAATTTATCTGAAAGCAAAACAGGGGCACTCATTGTAATAGAACAAGTTACTGGACTTGGAGATATAATAAATACTGGGACTAAGATAGATGCTTTGGTATCATCTGCACTTCTAGAAAATATATTTGTAGTAAATACTCCACTGCATGATGGGGCAGCTGTAATAAGAAATAATAGAATAGTTTCAGCAGGATGTTTTTTGCCGCTTACTAGTAATAACGATTTAAACAAAAAGTTAGGTACAAGACATAGGGCTGCAATTGGTATATCAGAGAATTCTGATGCACTTATCATAGTGGTTTCAGAAGAGACTGGTACTATCTCTCTTGCCATGAATGGAAAGATTACAAGAAATTATACAAAGGATAGGTTGAAAAAAGTTCTTATAAATATAATGAAAAATAGGTTTCAGAAAAAGGATACATGGAGAGAGAGGGTGATTGGGTGGAAAGAAAAAATAAAAGGAACCAAATCCTAG
- the glmS gene encoding glutamine--fructose-6-phosphate transaminase (isomerizing), producing MCGIVGFVGKKQASSILVEGLSKLEYRGYDSAGVAIIDNDHINVVKCKGRLKNLENKLSEHPLKGIVGIGHTRWATHGKPSDLNAHPHNSQDGTISVVHNGIIENYVQLREWLTSKGYKFVSETDTEVIPQLIEYFYKGDIVEAVMRAISKIKGSYAVGVICSKEPGKLVAVRKDSPLIVGLGKDEYYIASDIPAVLNHTRDIYLLNDNEFVVITKDGVKLLSEDKKEIKRDVYHVTWSANAAEKGGFDHFMMKEIHEQPKAIKDTMTSRIMPGKPITLDDIKITKEQIENINKIYIVACGTAYHAGIVGKYVIEKLVRMPVEVDIASEFRYRNPIIDEKTLMIIISQSGETADTLAALREAKAQGARVIAVTNVVGSSVSREADDVLYTWAGPEIAVASTKAYVTQLISMYIIALFFAQHKGTISEEKMEELKNEMLTLPIKAEKVLSNKDIIQEFAEEIYKEQDVFFLGRGLDYAVALEGSLKLKEISYIHSEAYAGGELKHGPIALIEDGTVVIAGATQGYLVEKMISNIKEVTTRGANVLAFAFEGSDEVSKAVDSVMYLPKVNDIFAPVLSVIPLQLLAYYISIKKGCDVDKPRNLAKSVTVE from the coding sequence ATGTGCGGAATTGTTGGATTTGTTGGAAAGAAACAAGCATCATCTATTTTGGTTGAAGGACTAAGTAAACTTGAATACAGAGGTTATGACTCTGCAGGTGTTGCCATAATAGATAATGATCATATCAATGTAGTAAAATGTAAAGGAAGGCTTAAAAACCTTGAAAATAAATTGTCAGAACATCCTCTAAAAGGAATAGTAGGTATAGGACATACAAGGTGGGCAACTCATGGAAAACCGTCTGATCTAAATGCTCATCCGCATAACAGCCAGGACGGAACTATAAGTGTAGTTCATAATGGTATAATAGAAAATTATGTACAACTTAGAGAATGGCTCACTTCAAAGGGATATAAGTTCGTATCTGAAACTGATACTGAAGTTATTCCACAGCTCATAGAATATTTTTACAAAGGTGATATAGTTGAAGCAGTTATGCGTGCAATATCTAAGATAAAGGGAAGCTATGCTGTAGGAGTTATCTGCTCAAAAGAACCTGGAAAATTAGTAGCAGTAAGAAAGGACAGCCCTCTTATAGTAGGACTTGGAAAAGATGAGTATTATATAGCATCAGATATACCTGCTGTATTAAATCATACTAGAGACATATATCTTTTAAATGACAATGAATTTGTTGTCATAACTAAAGATGGTGTAAAACTTTTATCAGAAGATAAAAAGGAAATAAAGAGAGATGTATACCATGTTACCTGGAGTGCAAATGCAGCTGAAAAAGGTGGATTTGATCATTTCATGATGAAGGAAATACACGAACAGCCAAAGGCAATCAAAGATACAATGACATCAAGAATTATGCCAGGGAAACCTATAACGTTAGATGACATAAAGATAACTAAAGAGCAAATTGAGAATATAAATAAAATATATATAGTAGCTTGTGGAACTGCCTATCATGCAGGAATAGTTGGGAAATATGTAATAGAAAAATTGGTTAGGATGCCTGTAGAAGTAGATATTGCTTCAGAGTTTAGATATAGAAATCCTATAATAGACGAAAAAACACTTATGATAATTATAAGCCAGTCTGGAGAAACAGCAGATACTTTAGCAGCTTTGAGGGAAGCAAAGGCACAAGGTGCTAGAGTAATAGCTGTAACAAATGTAGTAGGAAGCTCTGTGTCCAGAGAAGCAGATGATGTGCTTTATACTTGGGCTGGACCTGAAATAGCAGTTGCATCTACAAAAGCTTATGTAACACAGCTTATATCAATGTATATAATTGCATTATTCTTTGCACAGCACAAGGGAACTATAAGCGAAGAAAAGATGGAAGAATTAAAAAATGAGATGCTTACACTTCCTATTAAGGCAGAAAAAGTTCTTTCAAATAAGGACATTATACAAGAATTTGCAGAAGAGATTTATAAAGAACAGGATGTATTTTTCCTTGGAAGAGGATTGGATTATGCCGTTGCATTAGAAGGTTCTTTAAAGCTTAAGGAAATATCTTATATTCATTCTGAAGCTTATGCTGGCGGAGAATTAAAGCATGGACCTATAGCTCTTATTGAGGATGGAACTGTAGTAATTGCAGGAGCTACTCAAGGATATTTAGTTGAGAAGATGATAAGTAATATTAAGGAAGTGACTACAAGGGGAGCTAATGTATTGGCTTTTGCTTTTGAAGGCAGTGACGAAGTTAGCAAGGCAGTTGATTCTGTAATGTATCTTCCAAAAGTAAATGATATATTTGCACCAGTACTTTCCGTAATTCCTCTGCAGCTTTTAGCATATTATATTTCTATAAAGAAAGGCTGCGATGTGGATAAGCCTAGGAACTTGGCCAAGTCAGTTACGGTAGAATAG
- a CDS encoding DUF1062 domain-containing protein: MQKITWDIQYLSQPPAIRYCKKCGKKTDHLCSGSFRINAQRKYLDIWLIYKCSDCDSTWNMTIYSRINPKRIAPEILDGFYSNNGDLAKRYAMDTELIRKNGAEVGLPKYKILGPNINFNTPTELHIKNYFPSRIKVAALLREKFNLSKNAFEQMITSGSIRSTSRLDLKKCRLQEDVILIIDKWTIENQAVSA, from the coding sequence ATGCAAAAGATAACCTGGGATATACAGTATTTATCCCAACCACCTGCAATTAGGTATTGTAAGAAGTGTGGTAAAAAGACAGATCATCTTTGCTCCGGTTCATTCCGGATAAATGCACAACGCAAATATTTAGATATATGGTTAATCTATAAATGTTCAGATTGCGATTCTACCTGGAATATGACTATCTACTCTCGTATAAATCCTAAAAGGATTGCACCCGAAATATTAGATGGTTTTTATAGTAACAATGGAGATCTTGCCAAAAGATATGCTATGGATACAGAGTTAATACGGAAGAATGGAGCCGAAGTTGGACTTCCAAAGTATAAAATACTAGGGCCCAATATTAACTTCAACACTCCTACAGAATTGCATATAAAAAACTACTTCCCATCTCGAATTAAAGTAGCTGCTTTGCTTCGGGAAAAATTTAATTTATCTAAAAATGCTTTTGAACAGATGATAACTAGCGGATCAATTCGAAGCACTAGCAGACTTGATTTAAAAAAATGCAGATTGCAAGAAGATGTTATATTGATTATTGATAAATGGACAATTGAAAACCAAGCCGTTTCTGCATAA
- a CDS encoding MFS transporter, with product MQILKELESNDSVNIPYEVVKDSFSNFHKLLEIIELHYDEKVQKYFISNNEGVSLDQIQWVISAYTLTLGVTIPSTGYLSDRFGFKKVFVIAHGHKII from the coding sequence TTGCAGATACTAAAAGAATTGGAAAGTAATGATTCAGTAAACATACCATATGAAGTTGTAAAAGATTCATTCAGTAATTTCCATAAACTACTAGAAATCATAGAGCTACACTATGATGAAAAGGTACAAAAATATTTCATAAGTAATAATGAAGGGGTATCACTTGATCAAATACAGTGGGTGATAAGTGCGTATACATTGACATTGGGAGTTACTATACCGTCAACAGGATATTTAAGTGATAGATTTGGATTTAAAAAAGTATTTGTTATTGCCCATGGACACAAAATTATATGA
- a CDS encoding CdaR family protein has translation MERKNKRNQILVKICCVIASFILWLYIFNVEDPMRERKIVVPVTIVNKDALAQSKLVQVDNQPASISLLIKGNASNVYSVKPSDFKLQSDLNAYVMKKGENNIPVEIKKSPDSISILNNENLWIKVQLDELKQKNVPVRIGVLGKPKEGYYALDPVLSTDKVEISGAQDAVNSVKYAAAACDVKYATNDVNTFVKLQAQDSFGNVVKDVTINPSPIKVTVPIGKVKTVPVNVKIQGNMGNGSVPNSIVSNPDKVDVSGDEDVIKKISSLDTEPVDLSKIGSSGSIEVKLVVPKGVKLVNNSGKVELNININNDAAASSDKSGQKTINLNIQVRNLNTGYTASLGSNSVSAVFNGPTNNINSLNRNNISCFVDASSLSEGTHTVNVVVSMPQGVSLVSQDPQKISIEIKKKTSEVQNGN, from the coding sequence GTGGAAAGAAAAAATAAAAGGAACCAAATCCTAGTAAAAATATGCTGTGTAATAGCATCATTTATTCTATGGCTGTACATATTCAATGTAGAAGATCCTATGAGGGAAAGAAAGATTGTGGTACCTGTTACCATAGTGAATAAAGATGCGCTTGCTCAATCAAAACTTGTACAGGTAGATAATCAGCCTGCTAGTATATCTCTTTTAATAAAGGGTAATGCCTCCAATGTATACTCGGTAAAACCATCAGACTTTAAATTACAATCAGATTTAAATGCCTATGTTATGAAAAAAGGGGAAAATAATATACCTGTAGAGATAAAGAAAAGTCCTGATAGCATAAGTATACTAAATAATGAAAATTTATGGATAAAAGTACAACTTGATGAATTAAAACAGAAAAATGTGCCTGTAAGAATAGGAGTATTAGGTAAACCCAAAGAAGGATATTATGCACTAGATCCTGTCTTAAGTACAGACAAAGTGGAAATAAGCGGAGCGCAAGATGCGGTAAATAGTGTAAAGTATGCTGCAGCGGCATGTGATGTGAAATATGCTACAAATGATGTAAATACATTTGTTAAGCTTCAGGCTCAGGACTCATTTGGAAATGTGGTAAAGGATGTTACAATAAATCCATCTCCTATTAAAGTTACTGTACCAATAGGAAAAGTAAAGACTGTACCTGTAAACGTAAAAATTCAAGGAAATATGGGAAATGGATCAGTGCCTAATTCAATAGTAAGCAATCCAGATAAAGTAGATGTATCTGGAGATGAAGATGTAATAAAGAAAATAAGTAGTTTAGATACAGAGCCAGTTGACTTAAGTAAAATTGGTAGTTCAGGTAGTATAGAAGTTAAGCTAGTAGTACCTAAAGGGGTAAAATTAGTTAATAACTCAGGTAAGGTAGAATTAAATATAAATATAAACAATGATGCGGCAGCTTCTTCCGATAAAAGTGGTCAAAAAACAATAAACCTTAATATACAGGTTAGAAATTTAAATACCGGGTATACGGCTAGCTTAGGCAGCAACAGTGTATCTGCAGTATTTAATGGACCTACTAATAATATAAATAGTCTAAATCGAAATAATATAAGTTGTTTTGTGGATGCAAGTTCTCTCTCAGAAGGCACTCATACGGTAAATGTAGTTGTATCTATGCCTCAGGGGGTATCTTTGGTATCACAAGACCCACAAAAAATTAGCATAGAAATTAAGAAAAAAACGTCGGAGGTACAAAATGGCAATTAG
- the glmM gene encoding phosphoglucosamine mutase — protein MQRMFGTDGVRGIANKELTAELAYKLGRAGAYVLTETAHKPKILVGMDTRISGDMLESALVSGILSVGAEAVCVGVIPTPAVAYLTRKYKMDAGVVISASHNPVEYNGIKFFNSEGYKLSDELEDRIQEVIESNFKDVSMPIGAEIGRKVVETGEALKDYVEFAKSTIDIDLKGLKVVLDCANGASYVTSVKAFEELGAEVKVINNDPDGININRKCGSTHPEELMQTVVKEGYDLGLAFDGDADRCLAVDEKGNLINGDFIMAIIGKHLKDEGKLYKNVVVVTVMSNLGLDIALKKEQMSTVKTKVGDRYVLEEMKKQGYKLGGEQSGHIIMLDYNTTGDGLVTALQIASIVKKTGKKLSECASMMKNLPQVLANANVPNDKKNIYAEDEEIISEIKKIEEKLDGCGRVLIRPSGTEPLVRVMLEGQNQSEIDKIAHKLAELIESKVN, from the coding sequence ATGCAGAGAATGTTTGGAACTGATGGAGTAAGAGGAATTGCAAACAAGGAGTTAACTGCAGAACTAGCATATAAATTAGGACGGGCAGGAGCATATGTGCTTACAGAAACGGCACATAAACCCAAGATATTAGTTGGAATGGATACAAGAATATCTGGAGATATGCTAGAAAGTGCCCTGGTTTCGGGTATACTTTCTGTAGGAGCAGAAGCTGTTTGTGTAGGGGTAATACCAACTCCAGCAGTTGCTTATTTGACTAGAAAATACAAAATGGATGCAGGAGTAGTTATATCTGCTTCCCATAACCCTGTAGAATATAATGGAATAAAATTTTTTAACAGTGAAGGATATAAGCTTTCAGATGAATTAGAAGATAGGATACAGGAAGTAATTGAAAGCAATTTTAAAGATGTATCTATGCCTATTGGAGCTGAAATTGGAAGAAAAGTAGTGGAAACGGGAGAAGCACTAAAAGACTATGTAGAATTTGCAAAATCCACTATAGATATAGATTTGAAGGGCTTAAAAGTAGTTTTAGATTGTGCAAATGGAGCATCTTATGTAACCTCTGTAAAAGCTTTTGAGGAATTGGGAGCGGAAGTGAAAGTTATAAATAATGATCCTGATGGAATAAATATAAATAGAAAATGTGGTTCAACTCACCCTGAAGAACTTATGCAAACTGTAGTAAAAGAAGGTTATGATTTAGGACTTGCTTTTGATGGAGATGCAGATAGATGTCTTGCAGTGGATGAAAAGGGAAATCTCATAAATGGAGATTTTATAATGGCTATAATAGGAAAGCATTTAAAAGATGAAGGAAAACTTTATAAAAATGTGGTAGTAGTTACTGTAATGAGTAATCTTGGACTTGATATAGCACTCAAAAAAGAGCAAATGAGTACTGTAAAGACTAAAGTTGGAGACAGGTATGTGCTTGAAGAGATGAAAAAACAAGGCTATAAATTAGGTGGAGAACAGTCAGGCCATATAATTATGCTGGATTATAATACTACAGGAGATGGACTTGTAACAGCACTGCAAATAGCTTCTATAGTAAAAAAGACTGGAAAGAAGTTATCTGAATGTGCTTCTATGATGAAAAATTTACCTCAAGTACTTGCAAATGCTAATGTTCCAAATGATAAAAAGAATATATATGCAGAAGATGAAGAAATAATATCTGAGATAAAGAAAATAGAAGAAAAATTAGATGGTTGTGGAAGAGTGCTTATAAGACCTTCGGGAACGGAACCATTAGTAAGAGTCATGTTGGAAGGTCAAAATCAAAGTGAAATAGATAAAATTGCGCATAAATTGGCTGAACTTATTGAATCAAAAGTGAATTAA
- a CDS encoding response regulator transcription factor has protein sequence MTDERILIVDDEERIREMIKEYISLEGYIIDEASDGTDAINLFKQNEYSLIILDVMMPKMDGWSVCREIRKSSHVPVIMLTARGEEYDKLFGFELGVDDYIVKPFSPKELLARMKAIIRRSAAHQIETQKENKAVFEGLIIEYDSRNVYVDGEIIGLTPKEYELLNFFSKNTNRVFSREQLLTEVWGYDFTGDDRTVDSHVKMLRESLKQYRKFIVTVWGTGYKFEVGVKK, from the coding sequence ATGACTGATGAAAGAATTTTGATAGTAGATGATGAAGAACGTATTAGGGAGATGATTAAAGAATATATTAGCCTAGAAGGTTACATTATTGATGAAGCTTCAGATGGAACGGATGCTATAAATCTTTTTAAACAAAATGAATATTCTCTTATAATACTTGATGTTATGATGCCTAAAATGGATGGCTGGAGTGTATGCCGTGAAATCAGAAAATCATCCCATGTTCCTGTGATTATGCTTACAGCAAGAGGGGAAGAGTATGACAAATTGTTTGGCTTTGAATTAGGAGTAGATGATTACATAGTAAAGCCATTTAGCCCCAAGGAGCTGCTGGCTAGAATGAAAGCCATTATAAGAAGAAGTGCTGCACATCAAATTGAAACACAGAAAGAAAATAAAGCAGTCTTTGAAGGACTTATAATAGAGTACGATTCAAGAAATGTATATGTAGATGGAGAAATAATAGGTCTAACACCAAAAGAATATGAACTTTTAAACTTCTTCTCTAAAAATACCAATAGAGTATTTTCAAGAGAACAGCTTCTTACAGAAGTATGGGGATATGATTTTACTGGTGATGATAGGACAGTTGATAGTCATGTTAAGATGCTTCGTGAAAGCTTGAAACAGTATAGGAAATTTATTGTTACCGTTTGGGGAACAGGTTATAAATTTGAGGTAGGTGTCAAGAAATGA
- a CDS encoding ATP-binding protein encodes MKSIGLKLWAGMMMLVMTVLILLWFFQIVFLGSFYSSIRISDVKQEGASIIRLLADGNKNEFKNRADAFAFKNNISIELIDLQGNILYMSGVTGSSGQMPMMRNSARIEAFQQIKSGKEVTIPLSHPRFGNKFMLIGIPYKVNGQLAGAFFINMPMAPVEDTVSILKRQLMYISVILLAAAIIISFIISKTFTKPILEIKKVSEKMASGDFSDRIKSKSKDEIGRLAETINFMGQELSKIDQLRKDLIANVSHELRTPLSLIRGYAETIKDVSGNFPEKRNKQLQIIIEESERLGGIVDDILNLSQLQAGYLSLNKKCFLINRTIKDVTKRYDIIAEKTGVKIETQYDNNMMVLADEPRIEQVLHNLINNAINHTQEGGLIIVKALDVKDFIRIEISDTGHGIPEEDINHIWDRYYKAEKTSGRKMVGTGLGLAIVKSILEAHQEQYGVYSKLGVGTTFWFELKK; translated from the coding sequence ATGAAAAGTATTGGTCTTAAGCTTTGGGCTGGAATGATGATGCTTGTAATGACTGTTTTGATACTTTTATGGTTTTTTCAAATTGTGTTTCTTGGAAGCTTTTACTCAAGTATAAGAATATCAGATGTAAAACAAGAAGGGGCATCAATTATTAGATTACTTGCTGATGGAAACAAAAATGAATTTAAAAATAGGGCTGATGCTTTTGCATTTAAGAATAATATTAGCATTGAGCTTATTGATTTACAAGGAAACATTTTATATATGTCGGGTGTCACTGGCTCAAGCGGACAAATGCCAATGATGAGAAATAGTGCTAGAATTGAGGCATTTCAGCAAATCAAGAGTGGCAAAGAAGTTACTATTCCCTTATCTCATCCACGGTTTGGAAATAAGTTTATGCTAATTGGAATTCCTTATAAAGTAAATGGACAATTGGCAGGTGCTTTTTTTATCAATATGCCGATGGCTCCTGTGGAAGATACTGTCTCAATATTGAAAAGACAGCTAATGTATATATCTGTAATACTTCTTGCAGCAGCAATTATTATTTCGTTTATTATATCGAAAACATTTACCAAACCAATTCTTGAAATTAAGAAGGTGTCCGAAAAAATGGCGTCCGGTGATTTTTCTGACAGAATCAAGTCAAAGAGCAAAGATGAAATAGGCAGACTTGCAGAGACTATCAATTTCATGGGGCAGGAGCTTTCAAAAATTGATCAACTTCGTAAAGACCTGATTGCAAATGTATCTCATGAATTAAGAACCCCTCTGAGTCTTATTAGAGGATATGCTGAAACAATAAAGGATGTGAGTGGAAATTTTCCAGAAAAGCGTAATAAGCAGCTTCAAATCATCATTGAGGAATCTGAACGCTTGGGTGGAATTGTAGATGATATTCTAAATTTATCACAACTGCAAGCAGGATATTTGTCCTTAAACAAGAAGTGTTTTCTAATAAATAGAACAATAAAAGATGTAACTAAACGATATGATATTATAGCGGAAAAAACTGGGGTTAAAATTGAAACCCAATATGATAATAATATGATGGTATTAGCGGATGAACCACGAATAGAACAGGTATTACATAATCTCATAAATAATGCAATTAATCATACACAAGAAGGTGGCTTAATAATTGTTAAGGCCCTTGATGTCAAAGATTTTATTAGAATAGAGATTTCGGATACAGGCCATGGTATTCCAGAAGAGGATATCAATCATATTTGGGATAGGTACTATAAAGCTGAGAAGACAAGTGGAAGAAAGATGGTTGGAACAGGACTGGGGCTTGCTATTGTTAAAAGTATACTTGAAGCTCATCAAGAGCAGTATGGTGTTTATAGCAAACTAGGTGTTGGAACTACTTTTTGGTTTGAACTTAAGAAATAA